A stretch of DNA from Micromonospora peucetia:
TTGTCCTCCTCGGAGACCAGCCCGAGGAAGGTCACCTGGTCACGCAGGTCGGCCGGGAACCGCCCGAACAGGTCGTCCGCGTCGCCGGGGCCCGCCACCAGCAGCCGCAGGCCGGGCCGCTGCCGGGCCAGCTCCACGAAGGCGTCCCGCAGGATCGGGAAGCCCTTGCGGGCCTCCGTGAAGCGGCCGAGAAAACCGATCGCGCCGTCCGTGCCCGGCGGGCACTCCCCAGGCCAGCCCGGCAGGGGCCGCGCGTGACTGAACTTCGCGACGGCCACCCCGTTCGGAATCTCCACCGCGCCGCCGTCCATGTGCTCGACCTGCACCTTGCGGGCCAGCGCGCTGACCGCGATCCGGGCGGTGATCCGCTCCAGCACGATCTGGAGCACGCCCTGCGCGGCGGCCAACGCCCGTGACCGGGTCATCGCCGTGTGGAAGGTCGCCACCACCGGGCCACGGGCGGAGAGCACGGCCAGCAGCGACAGGCTCAGGGTCAGCGGCTCGTGCACGTGCAGCACGTCGAACTCGCCCCGGATGATCCAACGTCGCACCCGCGCGGTGGAGACCGGGCCGAAGGCGATCCGGGCCACCGAGCCGTTGTACGGCAGCGGCACGGCCCGCCCCGCCGGCACCACGTACGGCGGCAGCGGGGAGTCCTCGTCGGCCGGAGCGAGCACGCTCACCTCGTGCCCGAGCCCGATCAACGCCTCGGCGAGATCCATGACGTGGTTCTGCACCCCACC
This window harbors:
- a CDS encoding glycosyltransferase family 4 protein; the encoded protein is MRIGIVCPYSFDVPGGVQNHVMDLAEALIGLGHEVSVLAPADEDSPLPPYVVPAGRAVPLPYNGSVARIAFGPVSTARVRRWIIRGEFDVLHVHEPLTLSLSLLAVLSARGPVVATFHTAMTRSRALAAAQGVLQIVLERITARIAVSALARKVQVEHMDGGAVEIPNGVAVAKFSHARPLPGWPGECPPGTDGAIGFLGRFTEARKGFPILRDAFVELARQRPGLRLLVAGPGDADDLFGRFPADLRDQVTFLGLVSEEDKARMLRSVHLYVAPNTGGESFGMILTEALAAGTTVVASDLDAFRRVLDGGRAGRLFPTGDPAALRTALADLLDDPDGRAALTDCGDQVVGTFDWPVVARRVLEVYAAAIEATDGRVMDTEWVGLD